A region from the Molothrus aeneus isolate 106 chromosome 17, BPBGC_Maene_1.0, whole genome shotgun sequence genome encodes:
- the PPP1R3D gene encoding protein phosphatase 1 regulatory subunit 3D produces the protein MEVRGPRRNPSYLSDLYENMLRAEGAVARRQQQPPAVHTSSSKTFRSSAPAKESPQPNNHASSTSSSCDPALRPIMRRRARSLPTSPERRKRAAVQCQEPGCRMNRVRFADALGLELTEVKVFQTGEDPSIPLHVLSRLSINSDLWYSSLNLEFTMQCLVPDFQQPADCVDFSSRLQEQQVCLERVSSSDLGLSGTIQVRNVAFEKRVSVRYTFNQWESIHEVCARWNCSIPEKNGQDHVDVFTFFLPVPPFLLQLSTLVQFAARYQVNGQEYWDNNRGKNYTLRCRTHPLKLPRECEESWIHFI, from the coding sequence ATGGAAGTGCGTGGTCCTCGAAGGAATCCCAGCTACCTCTCAGATCTCTATGAGAACATGTTAAGGGCTGAAGGAGCAGTGGCacgaaggcagcagcagcccccagcagtcCACACAAGTAGCAGCAAGACTTTTCGGAGCAGTGCCCCAGCCAAGGAGAGCCCCCAGCCAAATAATCATGCGAGCAGCACCTCCTCCAGCTGTGACCCAGCCCTGCGGCCCATCATGCGTCGCCGAGCAAGGTCCCTGCCAACATCACCcgagaggaggaagagagcagcagtgcagtgtcAGGAGCCCGGCTGCCGCATGAACAGGGTCAGGTTTGCCGATGCTTTAGGCTTGGAGCTCACTGAAGTGAAAGTCTTCCAGACTGGGGAggatccatccatccctttGCACGTCCTTTCCAGGCTCTCCATAAACTCAGACCTCTGGTACAGCAGCTTGAACTTGGAGTTTACTATGCAATGCTTGGTCCCTGACTTCCAGCAGCCTGCAGACTGTGTGGATTTCTCATCCcgactgcaggagcagcaggtgtgTCTGGAACGGGTGAGCAGCTCAGATCTGGGGCTCAGTGGCACCATCCAGGTTCGGAATGTTGCTTTTGAGAAGCGGGTGTCCGTGCGCTACACCTTCAACCAGTGGGAAAGCATCCATGAGGTGTGTGCTCGTTggaactgcagcatcccagagaaaAACGGGCAGGATCACGTTGATGTGTTcactttcttccttcctgtgcctcctttcctccttcagCTGAGCACTCTCGTCCAGTTTGCAGCAAGGTACCAAGTCAACGGCCAGGAGTACTGGGATAACAACAGAGGCAAGAACTACACCCTCAGGTGCCGGACTCACCCCCTGAAGCTGCCGAGGGAGTGTGAGGAGAGCTGGATCCACTTCATCTGA